A part of Candidatus Hydrogenedentota bacterium genomic DNA contains:
- a CDS encoding Gfo/Idh/MocA family oxidoreductase, translating into MKKIGLMGCGTVAGYGHLPALRDSKVWDLHAVFEPDPARRAAAQEKFGVPRAFDNVDAFFTSGLDAVAITSPAPCHLQNVRDAVRYGKPVLCEKPLAMTEQEGREMLAITQAANLPLFTGFTYRFGDEALKIKALLERGAVGILRTLRLVYIWNCHGRYELDAAGNRIEQRRREGRMLEGGPMVDCGVHDIDLARWWTKSEIVRFEGMGSWVQDYAAPDHVWVHMDHANGAHTMAELSFTYCHTAKEPVHKYLYDLIGTDGVIRYDGLTGILEVRSSEGTQTIGVEQGKNFGDMYNGFAKALETGLPGNLASAEDGMIATRIARKATEDAIAKRINVG; encoded by the coding sequence ATGAAGAAAATCGGGTTGATGGGGTGTGGCACGGTCGCGGGATACGGCCATCTGCCCGCGTTGCGCGACAGCAAGGTGTGGGACCTTCACGCCGTGTTCGAGCCCGACCCGGCAAGACGCGCTGCCGCGCAGGAGAAGTTTGGCGTGCCCCGCGCCTTTGACAACGTGGACGCGTTTTTCACGTCGGGGCTCGATGCCGTCGCCATCACATCGCCCGCCCCTTGTCATCTGCAGAACGTTCGCGACGCCGTGCGCTATGGCAAGCCCGTCTTGTGCGAAAAACCCCTGGCCATGACCGAGCAAGAAGGCCGCGAGATGCTCGCCATCACGCAGGCGGCGAATCTCCCCCTCTTCACCGGGTTCACGTACCGTTTCGGAGACGAAGCCCTCAAGATCAAAGCGTTGCTCGAGCGCGGGGCGGTCGGCATCCTGCGCACCTTGCGGCTCGTCTACATCTGGAATTGCCACGGCCGCTACGAACTCGATGCCGCCGGCAACCGTATCGAACAGCGCCGCCGCGAGGGCCGCATGCTCGAGGGCGGCCCAATGGTCGACTGCGGCGTCCATGATATCGACCTCGCACGGTGGTGGACCAAGTCCGAGATCGTGCGGTTCGAAGGGATGGGGTCCTGGGTCCAGGACTACGCCGCGCCCGACCACGTGTGGGTGCACATGGACCACGCCAACGGCGCGCATACCATGGCCGAACTGAGTTTCACTTACTGCCACACCGCCAAAGAGCCGGTCCACAAGTATCTCTACGACCTCATCGGCACCGATGGCGTTATTCGCTATGACGGTCTCACCGGCATACTCGAAGTCCGGTCTTCCGAGGGTACGCAGACCATCGGGGTCGAGCAGGGCAAGAATTTCGGCGACATGTACAACGGTTTCGCCAAAGCGCTCGAGACCGGTCTCCCCGGGAACCTCGCTTCCGCCGAGGACGGCATGATCGCAACCCGAATCGCCCGCAAGGCCACCGAGGACGCCATCGCAAAAAGGATTAACGTGGGATGA